A DNA window from Microcystis aeruginosa NIES-843 contains the following coding sequences:
- a CDS encoding metallothionein: MIAVTTMKCACESCKCVVSIADAIKENDQYYCCQACADGHVKGKGGGHPGCCCSQI; this comes from the coding sequence ATGATCGCTGTCACCACCATGAAATGTGCTTGTGAATCCTGTAAGTGTGTAGTATCGATCGCCGATGCCATCAAAGAAAACGATCAATACTACTGTTGCCAAGCTTGTGCCGATGGTCACGTTAAAGGGAAAGGCGGTGGACACCCGGGCTGTTGTTGCAGTCAAATTTAG
- a CDS encoding PEP-CTERM sorting domain-containing protein — protein sequence MVDGNTATETDVFSISNGVLTQNTLGSGDGVNGYRLANVVDTTQPFTLSWRSRVLQDEFVLNPQNFFGLGLSINSSSQRFTVGFGTDAIGISAFQILPGSFNNTVFHNYRLEGSFNSGNAQLYIDDLPIATLALLSGVTPNASDGLFFGDATGYTNALAEISSYSFIQGTLPGSVPEPLSILGLLSLGVLGIGAALNRKL from the coding sequence TTGGTAGATGGTAATACAGCAACGGAGACAGATGTGTTTTCTATCAGTAACGGTGTCCTCACTCAAAATACATTAGGATCAGGTGATGGTGTTAACGGCTATAGGTTAGCGAATGTCGTTGACACGACTCAGCCTTTTACCTTATCTTGGCGATCACGAGTGCTTCAAGATGAATTTGTACTAAATCCTCAAAATTTCTTTGGTTTGGGATTAAGCATCAATAGTTCATCACAACGTTTTACGGTTGGGTTTGGGACTGACGCAATCGGCATTTCAGCATTTCAAATACTGCCAGGATCATTTAACAATACCGTGTTTCATAATTATCGCTTGGAAGGTTCATTTAACAGCGGAAACGCTCAATTATACATTGACGACCTACCGATTGCCACTTTAGCCCTTTTGAGTGGAGTTACCCCAAATGCTTCCGACGGACTTTTCTTTGGGGATGCAACAGGTTACACTAATGCACTAGCGGAGATAAGCAGTTATAGTTTTATACAGGGTACTCTTCCCGGATCAGTTCCCGAACCTTTATCAATTCTAGGGTTACTGAGTTTAGGAGTATTAGGAATAGGTGCAGCCTTAAACCGAAAACTATAA
- the recF gene encoding DNA replication/repair protein RecF (All proteins in this family for which functions are known are DNA-binding proteins that assist the filamentation of RecA onto DNA for the initiation of recombination or recombinational repair.) produces the protein MYLEHLHLHSFRNYAEQVLKFESKKTILLGNNAQGKSNLLEAIELLATLKSHRVSKDRDLVLESDSEARIFARVNRLYGASELSLILRSSGRRTVIRDRQPLRRHLDFLGVINAVQFSSLDLDLVRGGPEARRDWLDTLLIQLEPLYVHILQQYNQVLRQRNALLKEIRKQELEGKVYGDLSQLKLWDLQLAETGSRVTRRRARVLQRLIPLAQKWHESISGKTELLELQYIPNVPWVEDDVNGVQRAFLDKIETRRLAEKQLGTSVVGPHRDEVDFLINQNPAKSYGSQGQQRTLVLALKLAELQLLEQIIGEPPLLLLDDVLAELDIERQNQLLDAIEDRFQTLITTTHLSSFESRWLQSSQVFSVKKGHIFY, from the coding sequence ATGTATCTAGAACACCTGCACCTTCACAGTTTTAGAAATTATGCCGAACAGGTGCTAAAATTCGAGTCCAAAAAAACAATATTATTGGGCAATAATGCTCAGGGAAAATCTAATTTACTAGAAGCGATCGAACTTTTGGCCACTCTCAAGAGCCATCGAGTCAGCAAGGATCGGGATCTGGTGCTAGAATCGGACTCGGAGGCGAGAATTTTTGCTAGGGTTAATCGTCTTTATGGCGCATCAGAATTAAGTTTAATTCTCCGTTCTTCTGGTCGTCGCACCGTGATCCGTGATCGTCAACCCCTGCGCCGTCATCTTGATTTTTTGGGCGTGATTAATGCGGTACAATTTTCTAGTCTCGATCTGGATTTAGTGCGCGGTGGTCCGGAAGCTCGCCGAGATTGGTTAGATACTTTATTAATTCAATTAGAACCCCTATACGTTCATATTTTACAGCAATATAATCAGGTTTTACGACAAAGAAATGCTCTCTTAAAAGAGATTCGTAAACAGGAATTAGAGGGAAAAGTTTATGGGGATTTATCCCAGCTAAAACTCTGGGATTTACAACTAGCAGAAACCGGTTCAAGAGTAACGAGAAGAAGGGCGCGAGTCCTGCAAAGATTAATTCCTTTAGCCCAAAAATGGCACGAAAGTATTAGCGGAAAAACCGAACTTTTAGAATTACAATATATTCCCAATGTGCCTTGGGTAGAAGATGATGTCAATGGGGTACAAAGGGCTTTTTTAGATAAGATTGAAACCCGTCGTTTGGCAGAGAAACAACTAGGGACATCGGTAGTCGGTCCGCACCGGGATGAAGTGGATTTTTTAATTAACCAAAACCCCGCTAAATCCTACGGTTCCCAAGGACAACAAAGAACTTTAGTTTTAGCCTTGAAATTAGCGGAATTACAGTTATTAGAGCAGATTATCGGGGAACCTCCCCTACTACTCCTCGATGATGTTTTAGCGGAATTAGATATCGAACGACAAAATCAATTATTAGATGCGATCGAAGACCGTTTTCAAACTTTAATTACCACCACTCATCTCAGTTCTTTTGAGTCCCGTTGGTTGCAATCTTCCCAAGTATTTTCTGTCAAAAAGGGACATATTTTTTATTAG
- a CDS encoding DUF2808 domain-containing protein, whose amino-acid sequence MKIPFLPLKQTESLSKLALIAILAFDDSVSLAGQFPDGRVFFESSPTLVNFSATFQSVRAWGAKYYLTIALPPSLGVPLGKVTIQQQPNIQTIAFLLDQTFAFLGDRNQRGEKLTLKSTTFDPKTQTITVIFDPPVPPGNTVSIGLKPVRNPDYGGVYQFGITAYPPGENSPGLALGVGRLTIYDAGDRW is encoded by the coding sequence TTGAAGATTCCCTTTTTGCCTTTAAAACAGACTGAAAGTCTATCTAAACTCGCTTTGATTGCTATACTCGCTTTTGATGATTCTGTCTCTCTCGCAGGACAATTTCCCGATGGCAGAGTATTTTTTGAGAGTTCTCCCACTCTGGTTAATTTCTCCGCTACTTTCCAATCCGTGCGTGCTTGGGGAGCCAAATACTATCTTACCATCGCTCTACCGCCGTCTCTCGGGGTGCCCTTGGGTAAAGTAACCATACAACAGCAGCCTAATATTCAAACTATTGCTTTTCTTCTCGATCAAACCTTTGCTTTTCTTGGCGATCGCAATCAGCGAGGCGAAAAATTAACCCTAAAATCCACTACTTTTGACCCCAAGACTCAGACGATTACTGTCATTTTTGATCCTCCTGTCCCCCCTGGTAATACCGTTTCCATCGGTCTGAAACCAGTACGAAATCCTGATTATGGTGGTGTCTATCAGTTTGGAATTACTGCTTATCCCCCCGGGGAGAATTCTCCCGGATTAGCTCTAGGAGTCGGACGTTTAACAATTTACGATGCTGGCGATCGCTGGTAG